A single genomic interval of Pseudochaenichthys georgianus chromosome 3, fPseGeo1.2, whole genome shotgun sequence harbors:
- the LOC117440083 gene encoding alpha-protein kinase 3-like, translated as MGSRRTTARASFGSGGSSSGEDMRANSRPNGCSYISNVRPENRSTLCSMMAQLTEETQPSFELTLKSKAVSEKCNVKFSCVVTGNPTPQITWYKDDVQLDRYCGLPKYEIFRNGKNYSLHIYNCTVEDAAIYQASASNTKGIVSCSGVLEVGEMNEYKIHQRYFAKVKQKADNKRKEVEGKENQEPIRTISPDRTARKRRSIMDTFLSTPSSLEDEGNEESKQALTEQTEARLHEATVKEMEEKSVPITNGTVSAVSNGQTVSENGNKSGANIYDFAPKSFTAPQTKTPFVRKKIKMSNSAQEERAPEERTAKEENITPVVLACTESVQFKGISEEFMEVENIVSSSVVDAVPRKMAQGHQKSEEVLLADRHSKNKSVRVEVAVPSKKEQLCLLKKEQLTASVPPAAPTSTGHNVSGAKGKKDAKLEKEAGRNNPEKILEMQKRIPPITSKQRQSSPTAPPRKHRNLVKGNMSKIEPQTVMDVDKKSNTSIAGSLARKEIEAINAPCESTSASPQRPCEQAGDKLSLKETGPCQKKMSVSQPAQLNEVKQVHTKRNRNDAPVSLELPHNRMDMPRPQKTPSERKTTTDDIQTPSAHCGVQVAIGKMTQDTWDHSRGSNESHTVLITDVQKSPLKSTSGCNVSSSVEQSQADTAIKTVEGTEIQVDEKVKHNEAGKLLAQSDSMAPNEKIDEMETERPTLHMTEHTGTEKPKDAADKDSDVRVGDASNKETEKNEHLLKVAEETSSALQNLKSFIIEPAIQLLTKSPGKANISELQMKDLQEIQEPVTKIISVAELLRSQLKALDATLANSVTTIPVHASVLLGPATAVTEKCEEIKEKDRKPEVEKSMSDRKSETHDDKPLRTIKETLTEIYNLLNEENQGELSPPVQALQKPLSTPPISAEDTGTTKETTGLHSDNKYNESVMDICQELAASTLVPLKECPVVSVCGSENYKHEFPLSTSNDEPTKRLPSGTVGLETGTPLAVKPIKASSQESIITVLENAKGKPVDGKDMGVIPKLTVESKPDSQTKKTILDTEDHNTTNCSLHREKVPTKSELGTDTKENNINIIQQDSSMVKEVRRTDSLGSLTPQASPLLKRRDCVSPIPSATPQELASGARRKILVPKTKSEEASEATAPVDIQTQKKEGPAESNRLSVSPVTLSTSPSMSRRSPLLQIPGEQTPPTEKRSPLVSRRKMVSETLAPSQPPKEEIHTQKTDGKPAEKDKHDPFKAPQVIRKIRGESFADASGHLKLWCQFFNILSDSTIKWYKNEEGIAQIKRNAGDETQVNLAIVQASCIDSGVYGCTITNEYGTDSTDFLLSADVLAGMSLREDLGVGEEIEMTPMIFSKGVADSGAWGNKFFGRIMMQESHIGKGCSHKVWRAKVIYGLEPVFESGNTCIIKGLNPIAYGGKAESCLIDRNLDIVKQECKIQNLVREYCKIFSAEARVIENFGPLLEVLPVYLMYRPANTVPYATVEADLTGVYQKYSVLDDAGRLDTKSGSEAGQKCCALQHWIFQWTSGNLLISRIEGVDTKITNVGISIKSTGHHGLPVEGNPKVFEQFVSQHQCNYFCGLLSLRSLKIMDSLLTPTKPKGTKSPLLQRKMAGGSNSPQTGRKAAGSPRLPRKTEQDGRNTPTKQKAADMPIAVKVE; from the exons ATGGGCTCACGGAGGACAACAGCACGCGCCTCTTTTGGCAGTGGAGGATCCAGCAGTGGGGAGGATATGAGAGCGAACAGCCGGCCTAACGGCTGCAGCTACATCTCTAACGTCAGGCCGGAGAACAG GAGCACACTCTGCAGTATGATGGCACAGTTAACTGAAGAAACACAGCCCTCCTTCGAATTGACCCTCAAGTCAAAAGCCGTGTCCGAGAAATGCAATGTGAAGTTCTCTTGTGTGGTGACAG gaAACCCTACTCCTCAAATTACTTGGTATAAGGATGATGTGCAGTTAGACAGATACTGTGGCCTTCCTAAATATGAAATATTCCGCAATGGAAAAAACTATTCCCTACACATTTACAA TTGCACTGTGGAGGACGCAGCCATATACCAGGCCTCAGCCAGCAACACTAAAGGCATTGTGTCCTGCTCTGGGGTTCTGGAGGTGGGCGAAATGAACGAGTACAAGATCCACCAGCGCTACTTTGCCAAGGTCAAGCAAAAGGCCGACAACAAACGCAAGGAAGTGGAAGGTAAAGAAAACCAGGAGCCGATTCGAACCATCAGTCCCGACCGTACAGCGAGGAAGCGCCGCTCCATAATGGACACCTTTCTCAGCACGCCAAGCTCCTTGGAGGATGAGGGCAATGAGGAGAGCAAACAGGCTCTAACTGAACAGACTGAGGCCAGGTTACATGAGGCAACTGTGAAGGAGATGGAGGAAAAATCAGTCCCCATCACTAATGGCACAGTGTCTGCTGTATCCAATGGACAGACCGTCAGTGAAAACGGTAACAAGAGTGGGGCAAACATTTATGACTTTGCCCCGAAGAGTTTTACTGCACCGCAGACAAAAACTCCCTTTGTCAGGAAGAAGATTAAAATGTCCAACAGTGCACAAGAAGAGCGGGCACCTGAGGAGAGAACCGCAAAGGAGGAGAACATTACCCCTGTAGTTCTGGCCTGCACAGAGTCAGTGCAGTTTAAGGGGATTTCAGAAGAGTTCATGGAAGTAGAAAACATTGTCAGTTCATCAGTTGTGGATGCAGTCCCTAGAAAGATGGCACAGGGACATCAGAAATCAGAGGAAGTATTGCTTGCTGACAGGCATTCAAAGAATAAAAGCGTACGTGTTGAGGTAGCTGTGCCTTCAAAGAAGGAACAGCTGTGTCTTCTAAAGAAGGAACAGCTTACTGCCTCTGTACCTCCAGCTGCTCCTACATCTACAGGTCACAATGTGTCTGGAGCTAAAGGCAAAAAAGATGCAAAGCTTGAGAAGGAAGCTGGACGCAACAATCCAGAAAAAATATTGGAAATGCAAAAGCGAATTCCTCCCATCACCTCAAAACAGAGACAGTCAAGTCCTACAGCACCTCCCCGGAAACATAGAAACTTAGTTAAGGGGAATATGTCTAAAATAGAACCTCAAACAGTCATGGATGTTGACAAGAAGTCAAACACTTCCATTGCTGGATCTTTAGCACGTAAAGAGATTGAGGCCATAAACGCACCGTGTGAAAGTACGTCTGCTTCACCTCAGCGTCCATGTGAACAGGCTGGAGATAAGTTGTCTCTGAAGGAAACAGGCCCCTGCCAGAAAAAGATGTCTGTATCTCAGCCAGCGCAGCTGAATGAG GTTAAACAGGTCCATACAAAGAGGAACAGGAATGATGCACCTGTCAGCCTTGAGCTTCCACATAACAGGATGGACATGCCTCGACCACAAAAGACTCCATCAGAGAGAAAGACCACGACAGATGACATCCAGACCCCTTCCGCGCACTGTGGTGTTCAAGTAGCAATTGGCAAAATGACACAGGACACATGGGATCATTCCAGGGGATCAAATGAAAGCCATACAGTCCTTATTACAGACGTACAGAAGTCACCCTTGAAAAGCACCTCAGGGTGTAACGTTTCTTCCAGCGTCGAGCAAAGCCAAGCTGATACAGCCATAAAAACTGTTGAAGGGACAGAAATACAAGTTGATGAGAAGGTAAAACATAACGAGGCAGGTAAGTTATTGGCACAGTCTGACAGCATGGCCCCGAATGAGAAGATAGATGAGATGGAGACTGAAAGGCCTACTCTGCATATGACTGAACACACTGGAACAGAAAAGCCCAAAGATGCAGCAGATAAAGACTCTGATGTCCGTGTTGGGGATGCATCTAATAAAGAAACAGAGAAGAATGAACATTTATTAAAAGTGGCGGAGGAAACTAGTTCAGCATTACAGAATTTGAAGTCATTTATAATTGAGCCTGCGATCCAACTCCTTACAAAAAGTCCAGGAAAAGCAAATATATCAGAACTCCAAATGAAAGATTTACAGGAAATTCAAGAACCTGTAACAAAAATCATATCTGTAGCTGAACTTCTGAGATCACAATTAAAAGCTCTTGACGCCACATTAGCAAATTCAGTGACCACCATACCAGTCCATGCTAGCGTTTTACTAGGTCCAGCTACAGCGGTGACTGAAAAATGTGAGGAAATAAAGGAGAAAGACAGGAAACCAGAAGTAGAGAAGTCAATGTCTGACAGGAAAAGTGAGACACATGATGATAAACCTCTTAGAACAATAAAGGAAACTCTTACGGAGATTTATAATCTACTAAATGAAGAAAATCAAGGTGAACTTTCCCCGCCTGTTCAGGCTTTACAGAAACCTCTTTCAACCCCACCTATCTCTGCTGAAGACACTGGCACCACTAAAGAGACTACAGGACTTCATAGTGATAACAAGTATAATGAAAGTGTTATGGACATTTGCCAGGAACTTGCCGCTTCAACTCTGGTTCCTCTGAAAGAATGCCCAGTTGTTTCCGTTTGTGGGAGTGAAAATTACAAACACGAGTTTCCTCTTTCGACATCTAATGATGAACCGACCAAAAGACTTCCATCCGGTACTGTAGGTTTAGAAACTGGGACTCCACTTGCAGTGAAACCTATAAAGGCCAGTAGTCAAGAGTCGATTATAACAGTTTTGGAGAATGCCAAAGGTAAACCTGTTGACGGCAAAGACATGGGAGTTATACCGAAGTTAACAGTAGAATCGAAACCCGACAGCCAAACCAAAAAGACGATTTTAGATACAGAAGATCACAACACAACAAACTGTTCTTTGCACAGGGAAAAGGTTCCTACTAAAAGTGAACTTGGCACAGATACAAAAGAGAATAATATTAACATTATTCAGCAGGATAGCTCTATGGTTAAAGAAGTTCGAAGGACTGACTCCTTGGGCAGTTTAACTCCTCAGGCTAGTCCATTATTAAAGAGAAGAGACTGTGTTTCTCCCATTCCTTCTGCAACTCCTCAAGAGCTGGCCTCTGGAGCCAGACGCAAAATCCTTGTACCCAAGACTAAATCTGAGGAGGCCTCAGAGGCCACAGCACCAGTTGATATCCAAACTCAGAAGAAGGAAGGTCCTGCTGAGAGCAACAGGCTTTCTGTAAGTCCTGTGACTCTCTCTACGTCTCCAAGCATGTCACGGCGGTCACCGCTACTTCAGATACCTGGTGAGCAAACGCCTCCAACAGAGAAGCGTTCTCCCCTCGTGAGCAGGAGGAAGATGGTGTCTGAGACGCTGGCACCAAGTCAGCCACCTAAAGAGGAGATCCACACCCAGAAAACTGATGGGAAACCTGCAGAGAAGGACAAGCATGACCCATTCAAAG ctcctcaagTTATTCGTAAGATCAGAGGTGAAAGCTTTGCAGACGCCTCGGGACACTTGAAACTGTGGTGCCAGTTCTTCAACATACTTAGTGACTCTACAATCAAATGGTACAAAAATGAGGAGGGGATTGCTCAGATTAAAAGAAA tgCAGGGGATGAAACCCAGGTCAATCTTGCCATTGTTCAGGCATCATGCATAGACTCTGGTGTTTACGGTTGCACAATCACAAATGAGTATGGGACCGACTCAACAGACTTTCTGCTTAGTGCAGACG TCTTGGCTGGAATGTCCCTACGTGAGGACCTTGGTG TTGGTGAAGAAATTGAAATGACACCCATGATATTCAGCAAGGGTGTAGCTGATTCTGGCGCCTGGGGTAACAAATTCTTTGGGCGTATAATGATGCAGGAATCACATATTGGTAAAGGCTGTTCTCATAAAGTCTGGAGGGCAAAAGTCATCTATGGTCTGGAGCCTGTGTTCGAGTCTGGAAACACATGTATAATTAAAGGGCTCAACCCTATCGCCTATGGAGGGAAGGCAGAAAGCTGCCTTATCGACAGGAACCTGGACATCGTCAAGCAG GAGTGTAAAATTCAGAACCTGGTTCGTGAATACTGCAAAATCTTCTCGGCAGAGGCAAGAGTGATAGAAAACTTTGGGCCATTACTTGA GGTGCTGCCAGTCTACCTGATGTACCGACCAGCAAACACTGTCCCTTATGCCACAGTGGAGGCTGACCTGACAGGAGTCTATCAGAAATACTCTGTCCTGGATGATGCAGGCAGATTAGACACAAAGTCTGGCTCTGAGGCGGGGCAGAAGTGCTGTGCCCTGCAGCACTGGATCTTTCAGTGGACCAGCGGCAATCTGCTAATCTCTCGGATTGAAG GTGTTGACACCAAGATCACCAACGTTGGAATTTCAATCAAATCAACAGG GCATCACGGTCTGCCTGTCGAAGGGAATCCCAAAGTTTTTGAGCAGTTTGTCTCCCAGCACCAGTGTAACTATTTCTGTGGTCTGCTCAGCCTGAGGTCACTAAAGATCATGGACTCTTTGTTGACGCCAACCAAGCCCAAAGGCACCAAGAGCCCGTTACTTCAGCGTAAAATGGCTGGTGGCTCCAACAGCCCTCAGACTGGCCGGAAAGCTGCTGGCAGCCCCAGACTGCCCCGGAAAACTGAGCAAGATGGAAGGAATACCCCCACGAAACAAAAAGCTGCTGACATGCCCATAGCTGTTAAGGTGGAATAG